One stretch of Punica granatum isolate Tunisia-2019 chromosome 5, ASM765513v2, whole genome shotgun sequence DNA includes these proteins:
- the LOC116206749 gene encoding 40S ribosomal protein S7-like, which translates to MYTSRKKIHKDKDVEPSEFEESVAQALFDLENTNQELKSDLKDLYVNAATQIDVSGNRKAVVIHVPYRLRKAYRKIHVRLVRELEKKFSGKDVILIATRRILRPPKKGSAAQRPRSRTLTSVHEAMLEDIVLPAEIVGKRVRYRLDGSKVMKIFLDPKERNNTEYKLESFSAVYRKLAGKDVVFEYPITEA; encoded by the exons ATGTATACTTCAAGGAAGAAGATCCACAAGGACAAGGATGTCGAACCCTCCGAGTTCGAGGAGTCTGTCGCTCAG GCACTCTTCGATTTGGAGAACACGAACCAAGAGCTAAAAAGTGACTTGAAGGATCTGTATGTTAACGCAGCCAC TCAAATTGACGTTTCTGGGAACCGCAAGGCTGTCGTGATCCATGTCCCGTACCGACTTAGGAAGGCGTACCGCAAGATTCATGTTAGGCTCGTTAGAGAGCTCGAAAAGAAGTTCAGCGGAAAG GATGTGATTTTGATTGCCACACGGAGGATATTGAGACCTCCGAAGAAAGGTTCTGCCGCTCAGCGTCCCAGGAGCCGGACACTCACTTCTGTGCACGAGGCAATGCTCGAGGATATTGTTCTGCCAGCTGAGATTGTTGGCAAGCGTGTCAGATACAGACTCGATGGATCCAAGGTCATGAAG ATTTTCTTGGACCCGAAGGAGCGGAACAACACTGAGTACAAGCTAGAGTCATTCTCTGCAGTCTACAGGAAGCTTGCTGGGAAGGACGTTGTGTTCGAGTACCCGATCACCGAGGCATAG
- the LOC116207007 gene encoding uclacyanin-3-like → MAKAIVLLVLALVAIPEAFGATTHTVGGSQGWTQGFDYSTWASGETFAVGDTLEFKYGATHTVDEVSKDDYDNCNTGSPTKTYNSGDDRIVLNSTGPMYFICPTLGHCSGGMKLAINVVAASGSTPPSTSSPPSSTTSPPGSPETPTAPPPPSTTGSNGATGVFCSKINVILGLTLVLATVGASMF, encoded by the exons ATGGCGAAGGCAATAGTTCTGTTAGTTCTCGCATTGGTGGCCATCCCGGAGGCATTCGGAGCCACAACCCACACCGTCGGTGGGTCGCAGGGCTGGACGCAGGGCTTCGACTACTCCACCTGGGCTTCTGGCGAGACCTTTGCTGTTGGTGACACCTTAG AGTTCAAATACGGTGCGACACACACTGTGGATGAAGTATCGAAGGATGATTATGACAACTGCAACACTGGCAGCCCTACCAAGACCTACAACTCGGGAGATGATCGCATTGTCTTGAACAGCACTGGCCCTATGTACTTCATATGCCCAACGTTGGGTCACTGCAGCGGCGGCATGAAGCTGGCCATCAATGTGGTGGCAGCCTCAGGCAGCACCCCACCTTCAACCTCATCTCCCCCGTCGTCAACCACCAGCCCTCCAGGAAGCCCTGAAACTCCCACTGCTCCCCCGCCACCATCGACTACCGGCAGCAACGGAGCAACTGGTGTTTTCTGCAGCAAGATCAACGTCATTCTCGGGCTTACGCTGGTGCTGGCGACAGTTGGTGCATCGATGTTCTAG